One Chromobacterium paludis genomic window carries:
- a CDS encoding bifunctional diguanylate cyclase/phosphodiesterase — protein MRTTPWVEEGLVFLGVVIGVGLWPHSPQAALTLASFLPHGLFAWQLVARGARRSWWWPLAAMLPAAWLMPPAWAAWLAGSMYLIPPGLRLGRQVIWRARPASPHELRDLLLTLIAYPAPLVTGLLGCYVWLSGSGRIGPGAWAWQCWAALASALFLCVPLARPAPQAITRIVRLELMLILALVAGGAALLHSSAIHLNIPSQLLFFPFILWAACRTSLGGAALTAGMVAVALSLAAPEQDAVNLAVIGNVSTDLLLALALNLSGLLVAILMDGHRADEAALKTFRARIESLVNNSPTMMSLKDMDGRYLLVNAAYAKRVGVSVRELIGRRPEDVFDEDDARQIREQDQQVLSLLTPRQFEEHFSLNGVETYLLASKFPLFDAEGRPAGVGSVDADVTLNKREQKAKREAEERYLALVEQSLVGIYIMQDEKLAYVNPKLAEIMDYQPGEMVGMTMPQLLVPGEAVRLRQQLLRRFRENISVMHYATRGLRKDGVVVDLEVHSRLFELEGRKAVIGVVMDISERLLADNNLRLAAKVFENSAEGILILDAAARIIAVNDAFTRITGYVEEEALGKASRIFKQGERERESMLEALAGSGYWHGEMRDRRKSGEWYPAELSISALRDENDELCNYVAVFSDITQRKEAEARLQFLANHDPLTRLPNRSSLTAQLDEALLRMGSQGGQLAVMFIDLDRFKLINDSFGHQAGDQLLCEIALRLARVVGERGMLARLGGDEFTLLMSGFDNHTQLAEVASDILAELGLPLSLESHEVFITGSIGISVFPHDGRDAQTLLKNADVAMYRAKEAGKNTYQFFDPGMNTQTFERLLLENGLRMALERGEFELHFQPQLSADTRRLHGAEVLLRWRHPQLGLVPPVRFIALAEETGLIKPIGDWVLAEACRQLAAWDREGLAVPRLAVNLSPRQFGQPTLLDKVADALREAGLAAERLELEITESMIMQNPNEVVGLLSKLKSLGVWLSIDDFGTGYSSLSHLKRFPLDTLKIDQSFVEGLPDDGDNAAIAEAILAMAKKLKFHVVAEGVENEAQAAFLQSKGCHTLQGYHFSRPLPAADFAALVSGWQREAAPV, from the coding sequence GTGAGAACCACACCATGGGTGGAGGAGGGGCTGGTTTTCCTGGGCGTTGTCATCGGCGTGGGGTTATGGCCGCATTCTCCCCAGGCGGCGTTGACGTTGGCGAGCTTTTTGCCGCATGGCCTGTTTGCCTGGCAACTGGTGGCGCGCGGCGCGCGCCGCAGCTGGTGGTGGCCGCTGGCGGCGATGTTGCCGGCCGCCTGGCTGATGCCGCCGGCTTGGGCGGCCTGGTTGGCCGGCTCTATGTATCTGATTCCGCCCGGGCTGCGGCTGGGCCGGCAGGTCATTTGGCGGGCGCGTCCGGCATCGCCGCATGAGCTGCGCGATTTGCTGCTGACGCTGATCGCCTATCCGGCGCCCTTGGTGACCGGTTTGCTGGGCTGTTATGTATGGCTGTCCGGCAGCGGCCGCATCGGCCCCGGCGCCTGGGCCTGGCAATGCTGGGCAGCGCTGGCTTCGGCGCTTTTTCTGTGCGTGCCGCTGGCGCGCCCGGCGCCGCAAGCCATCACGCGCATCGTGCGCCTGGAGTTGATGCTGATCTTGGCCCTGGTGGCGGGCGGCGCGGCCTTGCTGCACTCCAGCGCCATTCATTTGAACATTCCCAGCCAGCTGTTGTTTTTCCCCTTCATCCTGTGGGCCGCCTGCCGCACCAGTCTGGGCGGCGCCGCGTTGACCGCGGGCATGGTGGCGGTGGCCCTGTCTCTGGCGGCGCCGGAGCAGGACGCGGTCAATCTGGCTGTGATCGGCAATGTTTCCACGGATTTACTGCTGGCCTTGGCCCTGAACCTGTCCGGCCTGTTGGTGGCCATTCTGATGGATGGTCACCGCGCGGACGAGGCCGCGCTGAAGACCTTCCGCGCCCGCATCGAGTCCCTGGTCAACAACAGTCCCACCATGATGTCGCTGAAAGACATGGATGGCCGCTATCTGCTGGTCAATGCGGCTTACGCCAAGCGGGTTGGCGTTTCGGTGCGCGAGTTGATCGGGCGGCGGCCCGAGGATGTGTTCGACGAAGACGACGCCAGGCAGATCCGCGAGCAGGACCAGCAGGTGTTGAGCTTGTTGACGCCGCGCCAGTTCGAGGAACATTTCTCGCTCAACGGCGTGGAAACCTATCTCTTGGCCTCCAAGTTCCCGTTGTTCGACGCCGAGGGCCGGCCGGCCGGCGTGGGCAGCGTGGATGCGGACGTCACCCTGAACAAGCGCGAGCAGAAGGCGAAGCGCGAGGCCGAGGAGCGTTATCTGGCCTTGGTGGAACAATCGCTGGTCGGCATCTACATCATGCAAGACGAGAAGCTGGCCTATGTGAACCCCAAGCTGGCCGAGATCATGGACTACCAGCCGGGAGAGATGGTGGGCATGACCATGCCGCAGCTCCTGGTGCCCGGCGAGGCGGTGCGGTTGCGCCAGCAATTGCTGCGGCGCTTCCGCGAGAATATTTCTGTCATGCATTACGCCACGCGCGGCCTGCGCAAAGACGGCGTGGTGGTGGACCTGGAGGTGCATAGCCGGCTGTTCGAGCTGGAAGGCCGCAAAGCGGTGATAGGCGTGGTGATGGACATTTCCGAGCGCCTGCTGGCCGACAATAATCTGCGGCTGGCGGCCAAGGTGTTCGAAAACTCGGCCGAAGGGATTTTGATCCTGGACGCGGCGGCGCGCATCATCGCCGTCAACGACGCCTTCACCCGCATCACCGGCTACGTGGAGGAAGAGGCGCTGGGCAAGGCTTCGCGCATTTTCAAACAAGGCGAGCGCGAGCGCGAAAGCATGCTGGAGGCGCTGGCCGGCAGCGGCTACTGGCACGGCGAGATGCGCGATCGGCGCAAGAGCGGCGAATGGTATCCGGCCGAGCTGTCCATTTCCGCGCTGCGCGACGAGAACGACGAGCTATGCAACTACGTGGCGGTGTTTTCCGACATCACCCAGCGCAAAGAGGCGGAGGCGCGGCTGCAGTTCCTGGCCAACCATGACCCGCTGACGCGGCTGCCCAACCGCAGCAGCCTGACGGCCCAGCTGGACGAGGCCCTGCTGCGCATGGGCAGCCAGGGCGGGCAGCTGGCGGTGATGTTCATCGACCTGGACCGCTTCAAGCTGATCAACGACTCCTTCGGCCACCAGGCCGGCGACCAGCTGCTGTGCGAGATCGCCTTGCGCTTGGCGCGCGTGGTGGGCGAGCGCGGCATGCTGGCGCGTTTGGGCGGCGACGAGTTCACCCTGCTGATGAGCGGCTTCGACAACCACACCCAGCTGGCCGAAGTGGCGTCGGACATCCTGGCGGAGCTGGGGCTGCCCCTGAGCCTGGAGTCGCACGAGGTGTTCATCACCGGCAGCATAGGCATCAGCGTGTTCCCGCATGACGGCCGCGACGCGCAGACGCTGCTGAAAAACGCCGACGTGGCGATGTACCGCGCCAAGGAGGCCGGCAAGAATACCTACCAGTTCTTCGATCCCGGCATGAATACCCAGACCTTCGAACGGCTGCTGCTGGAAAACGGCCTGCGCATGGCGCTGGAACGCGGCGAGTTCGAGCTGCACTTCCAGCCGCAGCTGTCGGCCGATACGCGCAGGCTGCATGGCGCGGAAGTGCTGCTGCGCTGGCGCCATCCGCAGCTGGGCCTGGTGCCGCCGGTGCGCTTCATCGCCCTGGCCGAGGAAACCGGCCTGATCAAGCCGATAGGCGACTGGGTGCTGGCCGAGGCTTGCCGCCAGCTGGCCGCCTGGGACCGCGAGGGGCTGGCGGTGCCGCGGCTGGCGGTCAACTTGTCGCCGCGCCAGTTTGGCCAGCCCACCCTGCTGGACAAGGTGGCGGACGCGCTGCGCGAGGCGGGCCTGGCGGCGGAGCGGCTGGAGCTGGAAATCACCGAGAGCATGATCATGCAGAACCCGAACGAGGTGGTGGGCCTGCTGAGCAAGCTGAAGAGCCTGGGCGTGTGGCTGTCCATCGACGATTTCGGCACCGGTTATTCCTCGCTGTCCCACCTGAAGCGCTTCCCGCTGGACACGCTGAAGATTGATCAGTCCTTTGTCGAGGGGCTGCCGGACGACGGCGACAACGCCGCCATCGCCGAGGCCATCCTGGCCATGGCCAAGAAACTGAAATTCCACGTGGTGGCGGAAGGCGTGGAAAACGAGGCGCAGGCGGCCTTCCTGCAGAGCAAGGGCTGCCATACCCTGCAGGGCTACCATTTCAGCCGGCCGCTGCCGGCGGCGGACTTTGCCGCCCTGGTGTCGGGCTGGCAGCGCGAGGCCGCGCCGGTCTAG
- the rlmB gene encoding 23S rRNA (guanosine(2251)-2'-O)-methyltransferase RlmB, whose amino-acid sequence MSNKRLIHGFHAINARLWQNPKSVLEIWLAGGRHDARAKAVLDKASEEKIKLHIVDKERLDSMSGNARHQGVVAMIDASMNYVTLDDVLENLAEPPLLLILDGVTDPHNLGACLRVADAMGAHAVIAPKDRSATLNATVSKVACGAAEVVPYITVTNLARTLRDLKDAGVWIAGTTMEADTDLYHFDAAGPLAWVMGAEGEGMRRLTREHCDVLVSIPMFGTVESLNVSVSSGMVLSESRRQRVLKAQG is encoded by the coding sequence ATGAGCAATAAACGCCTGATACACGGCTTCCACGCCATCAACGCCCGCCTGTGGCAAAACCCCAAGAGCGTGCTGGAGATCTGGCTGGCCGGCGGCCGTCACGATGCCCGCGCCAAGGCGGTGCTGGACAAGGCCAGCGAGGAGAAGATCAAGCTGCACATCGTGGACAAGGAGCGCCTGGACTCGATGAGCGGCAACGCGCGCCACCAGGGCGTGGTGGCGATGATAGACGCCAGCATGAACTACGTGACCCTGGACGACGTGCTGGAAAACCTGGCGGAGCCGCCGCTGCTGCTGATCCTGGACGGCGTCACCGACCCGCACAATCTGGGCGCCTGCCTGCGCGTGGCCGACGCCATGGGCGCGCACGCCGTGATCGCGCCCAAGGACCGCTCCGCCACGCTGAACGCCACCGTATCCAAGGTGGCCTGCGGCGCGGCCGAAGTGGTGCCCTACATCACGGTGACCAATCTGGCGCGCACCTTGCGCGACCTGAAGGACGCCGGCGTGTGGATAGCCGGCACCACCATGGAAGCCGACACCGACCTCTACCACTTCGACGCCGCCGGCCCGCTGGCCTGGGTCATGGGCGCCGAGGGCGAGGGCATGCGCCGCCTGACGCGCGAGCATTGCGACGTGCTGGTGTCCATCCCCATGTTCGGCACCGTGGAAAGCCTGAACGTGTCGGTGTCGTCCGGCATGGTGTTGTCGGAAAGCCGCCGCCAGCGCGTGTTGAAGGCGCAGGGCTGA
- a CDS encoding LysR family transcriptional regulator, which yields MDIRALRYFVELVKCQSFTRAADALFVTQPTISKMVKQLEEELGMPLILREGRSFRLTDAGRVTYERGLDVLSAMQQLKSELTDLSGLSRGELVVGLPPMVGVAFFAPVVSHYRRLYPQIELKMVEDGALAIENRIKSGDLEIGVAVLPVDSQLFEHYSVVRDPLCLVAAAGSRWQSQAMVRLADIADQPLVLYPDDFTLSRRVSDAFRDLGKTPNIVGRSAHWDFIVELVGANLGVTLLPRSIVARLDRAQYDVIPLHDSRLYWHLGLIWQRGGYLSHAARAWLALTRERLGGQG from the coding sequence ATGGACATCCGCGCCCTGCGCTACTTTGTCGAACTGGTGAAATGCCAAAGCTTCACCCGCGCCGCCGACGCCTTATTCGTCACCCAGCCCACCATCAGCAAAATGGTGAAGCAGCTGGAAGAGGAACTGGGCATGCCGCTGATCCTGCGCGAAGGCCGCAGCTTCCGGCTAACCGACGCCGGCCGCGTCACCTATGAGCGCGGGCTGGACGTGCTGTCCGCCATGCAGCAGCTGAAGAGCGAGCTGACCGATCTGTCCGGCCTCAGCCGCGGCGAGCTGGTGGTGGGCCTGCCGCCCATGGTGGGCGTGGCCTTCTTCGCGCCGGTGGTCAGCCACTACCGCCGGCTCTACCCGCAGATCGAATTGAAAATGGTGGAAGACGGCGCGCTGGCGATAGAAAACCGCATCAAGAGCGGCGATCTGGAAATCGGCGTGGCGGTGCTGCCGGTGGACAGCCAGCTGTTCGAGCATTACTCCGTGGTGCGCGACCCGCTATGCCTGGTGGCCGCGGCCGGCTCGCGCTGGCAGAGCCAGGCCATGGTGCGCCTGGCGGACATCGCCGACCAGCCGCTGGTGCTGTACCCGGACGACTTCACGCTAAGCCGCCGCGTCAGCGACGCCTTCCGCGACCTGGGCAAGACGCCCAATATCGTCGGCCGCAGCGCGCACTGGGACTTCATCGTGGAGCTGGTGGGGGCCAATCTGGGGGTCACCCTGCTGCCGCGCAGCATCGTCGCGCGGCTGGACCGCGCGCAATACGACGTGATCCCGCTGCACGACAGCCGGCTGTATTGGCACCTGGGCCTGATCTGGCAACGCGGCGGCTACCTGTCCCACGCCGCGCGCGCCTGGTTGGCGCTGACGCGGGAAAGGCTGGGCGGGCAGGGATGA
- a CDS encoding CidA/LrgA family protein has translation MARRLFSRLMPLLQTSSQVALLSLVWLAASQLSHRFLPAMPAGVLGMLLVLAGFGSGLLPVDWFRHGARWLLAEMLLFFIPAVVAVVQYPQVIVSAGARLLLVIVASTALVMAVTALVVDRCYRLEVWMRRRASNRKAQMGAEVHGT, from the coding sequence ATGGCCCGCCGCCTGTTTTCCCGCCTGATGCCGCTGTTGCAAACCTCTAGCCAGGTTGCGCTGCTGAGCCTGGTGTGGCTGGCGGCCAGCCAGCTGAGCCACCGCTTCTTGCCGGCGATGCCTGCCGGCGTGCTGGGCATGCTGCTGGTGTTGGCCGGCTTCGGTTCCGGCCTGTTGCCGGTGGACTGGTTCCGCCATGGCGCGCGCTGGCTGCTGGCGGAGATGCTGTTGTTCTTCATCCCGGCGGTGGTGGCGGTGGTGCAGTATCCGCAAGTGATTGTATCCGCCGGCGCCCGTTTATTGCTGGTGATCGTCGCCTCCACCGCGTTGGTGATGGCGGTGACCGCCCTGGTGGTGGACCGTTGCTATCGGCTGGAAGTCTGGATGCGCCGCCGCGCCAGCAATCGCAAGGCGCAGATGGGGGCGGAAGTCCATGGAACATGA
- a CDS encoding LrgB family protein codes for MEHEIALISFVLTVVLYWVVKKYYLKTRSWWSTPILAVPLLIIGLVVLARVPYATYFADTRWLTWLLGPATVAFAVPIYEQRAIMRRHWLSLSCGVLAAIPVAVVSSVALARWLDLSETMQKSLAPRSISTPFALAAAHALGGSADLTALFVVVTGVCGMMLGQLMLAVLPIRSALARGALFGAAAHAAGTAKANEIGAEEGVVASLTMMLAGVATVFAAPLIGYWL; via the coding sequence ATGGAACATGAGATTGCCTTGATCTCCTTCGTACTCACCGTGGTGCTGTACTGGGTGGTCAAGAAGTATTACCTGAAAACGCGAAGCTGGTGGAGCACGCCGATTCTGGCGGTGCCGCTCTTGATCATCGGCCTGGTGGTGTTGGCCAGGGTGCCTTATGCCACTTACTTCGCCGATACGCGTTGGCTGACCTGGCTGCTGGGGCCGGCCACGGTGGCGTTTGCGGTGCCGATTTACGAACAGCGCGCCATCATGCGCCGCCACTGGCTGTCCTTGAGCTGCGGCGTATTGGCGGCGATACCGGTGGCGGTGGTCAGTTCGGTGGCGCTGGCGCGCTGGCTGGATTTGTCGGAAACGATGCAGAAGAGCCTGGCGCCGCGTTCCATCAGCACGCCGTTCGCCTTGGCCGCGGCGCATGCGCTGGGCGGCTCGGCTGATTTGACGGCCTTGTTCGTAGTGGTGACCGGAGTGTGCGGAATGATGTTGGGACAATTGATGCTGGCGGTGCTGCCGATACGCTCCGCCCTGGCGCGCGGCGCCTTGTTCGGCGCGGCGGCCCATGCGGCCGGCACGGCCAAGGCCAATGAGATAGGCGCCGAGGAAGGCGTGGTGGCCAGTTTGACCATGATGCTGGCGGGCGTGGCGACGGTATTTGCCGCGCCGCTGATCGGATACTGGTTGTAA
- a CDS encoding Cd(II)/Pb(II)-responsive transcriptional regulator, translating to MLIGELAKKTGCEVETIRYYEREGLLSAPQRSASGYRHYNAEQLGELNFILHCRSLGMSLADIRHLAAFKADHQHGCEDINLLIDQQIAKVHQQVEALRLLEQQLLALRDKCHTSHAAADCGILQTLVEAAEGEPCVCHTPFGQDNHGHSRDHDHAAKKNGRTQKGRP from the coding sequence ATGCTGATCGGGGAACTGGCCAAGAAAACCGGCTGCGAGGTGGAAACCATACGCTATTACGAGCGCGAGGGCCTGTTGTCCGCGCCGCAGCGCTCGGCCTCCGGCTACCGCCATTACAACGCGGAACAGCTGGGCGAGCTGAACTTCATCCTGCATTGCCGCTCGCTGGGCATGTCGCTGGCCGACATCCGCCACCTGGCGGCGTTCAAGGCCGACCACCAGCACGGCTGCGAGGACATCAATCTGCTGATAGACCAGCAGATCGCCAAGGTGCACCAGCAAGTGGAGGCGTTGCGGCTGCTGGAACAGCAGCTGCTAGCCTTGCGCGACAAATGCCACACCAGCCACGCGGCGGCCGATTGCGGCATCCTGCAAACCCTGGTGGAGGCGGCAGAGGGCGAACCCTGCGTCTGCCACACGCCCTTTGGCCAGGACAACCACGGCCACAGCCGCGATCACGACCACGCGGCCAAAAAAAATGGCCGGACCCAAAAGGGCCGGCCGTAG